The proteins below come from a single Papaver somniferum cultivar HN1 chromosome 11, ASM357369v1, whole genome shotgun sequence genomic window:
- the LOC113322436 gene encoding uncharacterized protein LOC113322436, with the protein MKMVNGGEEGQLLARKVRGPSTLKFLDTLQPGQKLKVESWLNAAVGPNSAYLTTFISHLAKDGNKLPLTIAKWNQMPSVFVLNAVLEVKKVFDCPDDLDDWIVAKLHDRWKSHKHLVKKEGFYRYTTQEERLAHRPKDVVESQWGLLIEYWQDPCTEENSAKMKERNAKQTVRHSGGPKPHVKYAAELEAKLERPPTAQEIYDATHGKRKKQMDALEYKPSQHSSESSATRENDAILQLTGQDLASPVSSSKKMKMSAEASGSREINTVVPASLKI; encoded by the exons ATGAA GATGGTGAACGGTGGTGAAGAGGGCCAACTACTAGCTAGAAAAGTTAGAGGACCATCAACCTTAAAGTTTTTGGATACTCTACAGCCAGGACAGAAACTTAAAGTTGAATCCTGGCTTAATGCAGCCGTGGGACCAAATTCTGCTTACTTGACTACGTTCATTAGTCATCTAGCTAAAGATGGAAATAAATTACCGTTGACAATAGCAAAATGGAATCAAATGCCGTCTGTGTTCGTTCTGAATGCTGTGTTGGAAGTAAAG aaagtATTTGATTGCCCGGATgatttggatgattggattgtaGCTAAGCTGCACGATAGGTGGAAAAGTCACAAACATTTAGTAAAAAAAGAAGGATTCTATAGGTACACTACTCAGGAAGAACGTCTTGCTCATCGACCCAAGGATGTTGTTGAGAGCCAGTGGGGGCTATTGATTGAGTATTGGCAAGATCCTTGCACAGAA gaaaattctgctaaaatgaaagaaagaaatgcTAAACAAACTGTTCGACACAGTGGCGGCCCCAAACCACATGTTAAATATGCAGCAGAG TTAGAAGCTAAGCTTGAAAGACCCCCTACAGCTCAGGAGATATACGATGCTACCCATGGGAAGCGAAAG AAGCAAATGGATGCCCTTGAATACAAGCCAAGCCAGCATAGCTCTGAAAGCTCTGCAACCAGAGAAAATGATGCAATCTTGCAGCTTACAGGACAGGATTTGGCG TCTCCTGTTTCTTCGTCAAAAAAGATGAAGATGAGTGCAGAAGCATCTGGCTCTCGGGAAATAAACACAGTAGTACCGGCTTCGCTCAAGATCTAA